From a single Pseudalkalibacillus hwajinpoensis genomic region:
- a CDS encoding DUF1540 domain-containing protein, which yields MAMDVMCEVANCVYNRKGKKCGADEIFVVSHKGNKASNSEETDCKTFEPGTL from the coding sequence ATGGCGATGGATGTCATGTGTGAGGTTGCTAACTGTGTGTATAACCGCAAAGGAAAAAAATGTGGCGCAGACGAGATATTTGTTGTGAGTCACAAAGGAAATAAAGCGAGCAATAGTGAAGAAACGGATTGCAAAACGTTTGAGCCTGGGACCCTTTAA
- a CDS encoding VOC family protein, translated as MKHQAIPYFTFEGTAREALNYYKDIFEGEITNVQTFGDANYETPPELDDHIMHARFEKGDLYFMVSDVFLNQTVTVGNNISLALELDSEEEIQTLYSRLKEKGTVYMELQDTFWGATFAKVKDAYGVIWDLNYEKEQVK; from the coding sequence ATGAAGCACCAGGCGATTCCTTATTTCACGTTTGAAGGTACAGCAAGAGAAGCACTGAATTACTATAAAGATATATTTGAGGGTGAAATCACTAATGTTCAAACATTCGGTGATGCGAATTACGAAACCCCTCCAGAGCTTGATGATCACATCATGCATGCACGCTTCGAGAAAGGTGATCTCTACTTTATGGTTTCTGACGTATTCTTGAATCAAACAGTAACGGTAGGGAACAATATCTCACTAGCACTTGAACTTGATAGTGAAGAAGAAATTCAAACTTTGTATTCTCGTTTAAAAGAAAAAGGAACGGTGTATATGGAGCTTCAGGATACATTCTGGGGAGCAACATTCGCGAAAGTAAAAGATGCATACGGTGTGATCTGGGACTTAAACTACGAAAAAGAACAGGTAAAGTAA
- a CDS encoding short-chain fatty acid transporter: MLKASIAVSNRIMQRYLPDPFLFVILLTFVVFGFGLVFTGSSPVQMVQYFGEGFWSLLAFSMQMVLVLVTGYVLASSPLFKKGLGSLAAFAKTPGQAIVYVTIVSLMASWINWGFGLVIGALYAKELARKVEKVDYRLLIASAYSGFLVWHGGLAGSIPLTIATPGHFTEEAIGLISTNETIFSAFNLVIVASLFVFLPIVNYFMSPSEDERVQVDPSLLEERSLHATALDAEMTPAERLENSKVVSGLIGLVGLSYLTYYFVNSGFELNLNIVNFGFLFLGILFHGTPRRFLESVTDAVKGASGIIIQFPFYAGIMGMMVASGLAAQLSEGFVSISNEFTFPFFAFLSAGIVNFFVPSGGGQWAVQAPIMLDAAKELGVSVPKTAMAVAWGDAWTNMIQPFWALPALAIAGLKAKDIMGYCFIVLLVSGVFISLGLVFIS; this comes from the coding sequence ATGTTAAAAGCATCAATTGCCGTATCAAATCGAATCATGCAACGCTACTTGCCAGACCCATTTTTATTCGTTATTTTACTAACGTTTGTTGTTTTTGGATTTGGGTTGGTTTTTACAGGAAGTTCGCCAGTTCAAATGGTGCAGTATTTTGGAGAAGGATTTTGGAGTTTGCTCGCTTTTTCGATGCAAATGGTACTTGTTCTTGTAACTGGTTATGTACTGGCAAGCAGCCCATTATTTAAAAAGGGACTTGGTTCTCTAGCAGCATTTGCGAAAACGCCTGGACAGGCGATCGTATATGTGACAATTGTTTCGCTTATGGCCAGTTGGATCAATTGGGGGTTTGGTCTTGTGATCGGTGCCCTCTATGCAAAAGAGCTTGCGAGAAAAGTAGAAAAGGTAGATTACCGTTTGCTTATTGCGAGTGCATATAGCGGCTTCCTCGTCTGGCATGGAGGGCTAGCGGGATCAATCCCACTAACGATTGCGACGCCAGGACATTTTACTGAAGAAGCGATTGGATTAATTTCAACAAATGAAACGATTTTTTCAGCTTTTAATTTAGTGATCGTTGCCTCATTATTTGTTTTTCTACCAATCGTTAATTATTTTATGTCACCATCGGAGGATGAGCGTGTGCAAGTCGATCCTTCATTATTAGAAGAGAGAAGCCTTCATGCAACAGCCCTTGATGCGGAAATGACGCCGGCTGAACGTTTGGAGAACAGTAAAGTTGTATCAGGTTTAATTGGGTTAGTTGGTCTTTCATATCTCACTTACTATTTTGTAAATAGTGGATTTGAGCTTAACCTAAATATAGTTAATTTTGGTTTTCTGTTTCTTGGCATCCTATTTCATGGTACGCCGAGACGATTTCTTGAATCTGTGACAGATGCAGTAAAAGGCGCTAGCGGTATTATCATTCAGTTCCCATTCTACGCAGGGATCATGGGAATGATGGTCGCATCAGGTCTTGCTGCACAGCTTTCAGAGGGATTTGTATCAATTTCTAATGAGTTTACTTTTCCATTCTTTGCATTTCTTAGTGCTGGTATTGTGAACTTCTTTGTTCCGTCAGGAGGAGGACAGTGGGCTGTTCAGGCGCCGATCATGCTTGATGCAGCGAAAGAGCTTGGGGTTTCGGTGCCAAAAACAGCCATGGCAGTCGCCTGGGGCGATGCATGGACAAACATGATACAACCTTTCTGGGCGCTTCCTGCACTAGCAATCGCGGGATTGAAGGCTAAAGATATCATGGGGTATTGTTTTATCGTTCTTCTCGTAAGTGGAGTGTTCATTTCATTAGGACTTGTTTTCATTTCCTGA
- the ilvD gene encoding dihydroxy-acid dehydratase → MEGKKDLRIRSKVISEGVNRVPNRSMLRAVGFTDEDFKKPMIGIASTWSEVTPCNVHIDRLAREAKGGAADNGGAPMIFNTITVSDGIAMGHEGMFYSLPSREIIADSIETVTNAERLDGVVAIGGCDKTTPGCLIAIGRMNIPSVYVYGGTIQPGKLNGNDIDIVSSFEAVGQYQAGTINDEELHKVECHACPGAGACGGMYTANTMASAVEALGMSIPGSSSTPAVNDYKEKECRQAGELVVELLEKDIYPRDIMTKEAFENAITVVMALGGSTNAFLHLTAMAHSAGVDLSLDDFERVRERVPHIADMKPSGKYVMQDLYAIGGVPAVMKLLHEHGLLHGDCLTVTGKTLAENLKEAPSLKEGQEVIRSLNDPIKASGPLVVLRGNLAPEGSVAKMSGQKISRFEGPARVYDSEAEATEAIEANIIKEGDVLVIRNVGPKGGPGMPEMLSITAMIVGKGLGGKVALMTDGRFSGGSHGFVIGHVSPEAFVGGPIGLLKEGDTITIDSETQQINFDVSDEELKRRRAEWVRPELRYKTGILGKYARLVSSSAKGAVTDLDLE, encoded by the coding sequence ATGGAAGGCAAGAAAGACTTACGAATCAGAAGTAAAGTCATTAGTGAAGGGGTGAACCGTGTCCCTAACCGCTCGATGCTAAGAGCAGTTGGATTTACGGATGAAGATTTTAAGAAACCAATGATCGGCATAGCGAGTACATGGAGTGAGGTTACCCCTTGTAATGTACATATTGATCGCCTTGCACGCGAGGCGAAAGGTGGAGCTGCAGATAACGGTGGAGCGCCTATGATTTTCAATACAATTACCGTATCAGATGGAATTGCGATGGGGCATGAAGGGATGTTCTATTCCCTCCCAAGTCGCGAAATCATAGCGGATTCTATTGAAACGGTTACGAATGCAGAGCGCCTTGATGGAGTTGTAGCTATTGGTGGTTGTGATAAAACGACACCGGGCTGTTTAATCGCAATTGGCCGAATGAACATTCCTTCTGTTTATGTATACGGAGGAACGATTCAGCCAGGAAAATTGAATGGTAATGATATCGATATTGTTTCCTCCTTTGAAGCTGTAGGTCAATATCAAGCAGGGACCATCAATGACGAAGAGCTTCATAAAGTGGAATGCCATGCCTGTCCGGGTGCTGGCGCATGTGGTGGTATGTATACGGCAAACACGATGGCATCTGCAGTAGAAGCGCTGGGCATGAGTATCCCGGGTTCATCGTCGACCCCAGCTGTTAATGATTATAAAGAAAAAGAATGTCGCCAGGCTGGTGAATTAGTAGTCGAACTTCTTGAAAAAGACATTTATCCGCGCGATATTATGACGAAAGAGGCATTTGAGAATGCGATAACGGTTGTGATGGCTCTTGGTGGTTCAACAAATGCTTTCTTGCATCTAACTGCAATGGCGCATTCCGCGGGTGTTGATTTATCTCTTGATGACTTTGAACGCGTACGCGAACGAGTTCCACATATTGCTGACATGAAGCCGAGTGGTAAATACGTGATGCAGGATCTTTATGCAATCGGCGGCGTACCTGCTGTCATGAAGTTACTTCATGAGCATGGCTTGCTTCATGGTGATTGCTTGACGGTTACAGGTAAGACGCTTGCTGAAAACCTAAAAGAAGCGCCATCTCTAAAGGAAGGCCAGGAAGTGATCCGTTCCTTGAACGATCCAATTAAAGCGAGCGGTCCACTTGTCGTACTTCGTGGGAATCTTGCGCCAGAAGGTTCAGTTGCGAAAATGTCTGGACAAAAGATTAGTCGTTTTGAAGGACCAGCACGTGTTTATGATAGTGAAGCAGAAGCAACGGAAGCAATTGAAGCAAACATTATTAAAGAGGGCGATGTCCTTGTTATCCGTAACGTTGGTCCAAAAGGTGGGCCAGGCATGCCTGAGATGCTCTCCATTACCGCTATGATTGTCGGTAAGGGACTTGGGGGTAAAGTTGCCTTGATGACTGACGGCCGCTTCTCTGGTGGCTCACACGGATTTGTCATCGGTCACGTTTCACCAGAAGCTTTCGTAGGTGGTCCAATTGGATTATTAAAAGAAGGCGACACAATCACGATTGATAGTGAGACGCAGCAGATCAATTTCGATGTTTCTGATGAGGAACTCAAGAGACGCCGTGCAGAATGGGTAAGACCAGAGCTAAGATATAAGACAGGTATTCTTGGCAAGTACGCTCGACTTGTTTCTTCATCAGCGAAAGGTGCTGTAACGGATCTCGATTTAGAATAA
- a CDS encoding GTP pyrophosphokinase translates to MTNDFHARIEEWKNFLFIYKFALDEINTKLTILNDEFQFVHHHNPIEHVKSRIKSPESIMDKLQRKGLEVTTENVKDHINDIAGVRVTCSFTTDIYKIYEMIKSQDDIRLIDVKDYVENPKPNGYKSLHLIVEIPVFLSKGPEYMRVEIQIRTIAMDFWASLEHKIYYKFEGEIPEKLSNELKEAADIVHYLDAKMIRIKDEVNEFKELEKEPSNLL, encoded by the coding sequence ATGACGAACGATTTTCATGCAAGAATCGAAGAGTGGAAAAATTTCCTGTTTATTTATAAATTTGCATTAGATGAAATCAATACAAAATTAACGATATTAAATGATGAGTTTCAATTTGTTCATCACCATAATCCGATCGAACATGTCAAGTCACGCATTAAATCACCTGAAAGTATTATGGATAAACTGCAGAGAAAAGGTCTTGAAGTCACGACGGAGAATGTGAAGGATCATATCAATGATATTGCTGGAGTTAGGGTCACCTGCTCTTTTACAACAGATATTTATAAAATATATGAGATGATAAAAAGCCAGGATGATATTCGGTTAATTGATGTAAAGGATTATGTTGAGAATCCAAAACCGAACGGCTACAAAAGTCTTCATCTAATCGTTGAAATTCCTGTGTTTCTATCAAAGGGCCCTGAATATATGAGAGTTGAAATTCAGATTCGAACGATCGCAATGGATTTCTGGGCAAGTTTAGAGCACAAAATCTACTATAAATTTGAAGGTGAGATTCCCGAGAAGTTAAGCAATGAACTAAAGGAAGCTGCTGATATCGTCCATTATCTCGATGCGAAAATGATTCGCATTAAGGACGAGGTGAATGAGTTTAAGGAACTTGAGAAGGAGCCTTCAAATTTACTTTAA
- a CDS encoding MFS transporter encodes MWQNKNVWILLIGEFVAGLGLWLGIIGNLEFMQVKVPSDFLKAVILAIGLLAGVAIGPLAGRVTDQMKKKKVMLISGLARSISVIFMLIAIQTGSVLWMIVFLIMIQTAASFYFPALQAAIPLVVKEKELLQMNGIHMNVATMSRVLGTAIAGIFLVIMSLSMLYLISLAAYLFLFILTLFITIDEEDSVRKRSKTDSGFKNLFPIIKQLPIVTMTLILTMVPLLFIGGFNLLVISISELQDNSLIKSWIYTAEGIAFMLGALSVKRLSLKHSPYTILFFFSMIIGFSQLLIYFAESPVIAVTAFALFGFSVGCFFPTAATIFQTRVPKEFHGRFFSFRNMLDRIIFQVVLLLTGLMLDLIGLQLMSLVFGMISITITAAFFIKYRQSPSSENFKMKVS; translated from the coding sequence ATGTGGCAAAATAAAAATGTGTGGATTTTATTAATCGGTGAGTTCGTTGCTGGTCTTGGATTATGGCTCGGAATTATTGGAAATCTCGAATTTATGCAAGTAAAGGTTCCTTCGGATTTCTTGAAAGCAGTCATCTTAGCGATTGGTCTACTCGCAGGCGTTGCGATCGGTCCTTTAGCAGGAAGGGTAACTGACCAGATGAAGAAGAAAAAAGTTATGCTGATCTCTGGTCTTGCCCGCTCCATTAGTGTAATCTTTATGCTTATTGCAATTCAGACGGGCTCGGTGCTCTGGATGATTGTTTTCCTAATTATGATTCAAACAGCAGCATCCTTCTATTTTCCAGCCCTACAGGCAGCAATCCCTCTTGTAGTAAAAGAAAAAGAATTACTGCAAATGAATGGGATCCACATGAACGTAGCAACAATGTCGCGAGTGCTCGGAACAGCTATTGCTGGTATTTTCCTTGTGATTATGAGCTTATCCATGCTTTACCTCATATCATTAGCTGCTTATCTTTTTCTATTTATTTTAACCCTCTTTATTACGATTGATGAGGAAGATTCAGTGAGAAAGCGCTCAAAAACGGATAGTGGATTTAAGAACTTGTTTCCGATCATCAAGCAGCTTCCTATCGTAACGATGACGCTTATTCTGACAATGGTGCCCCTCTTATTTATAGGCGGATTTAATTTACTCGTTATCAGTATTAGCGAGCTGCAAGACAATTCGTTGATTAAAAGCTGGATTTATACAGCGGAAGGTATTGCCTTTATGCTTGGTGCGCTTTCTGTAAAGCGCCTTTCACTTAAACACTCACCATATACCATTTTATTCTTCTTTTCCATGATTATCGGCTTTTCACAGCTTCTCATTTATTTCGCAGAAAGCCCGGTGATAGCGGTAACCGCATTTGCCTTATTCGGCTTTTCAGTTGGCTGCTTCTTCCCAACCGCAGCAACCATTTTTCAAACACGTGTGCCGAAGGAGTTTCATGGGAGATTCTTTTCATTTCGGAATATGTTAGACCGGATCATTTTCCAGGTTGTGCTTCTCTTAACAGGATTGATGCTTGATCTCATTGGCCTACAATTGATGTCTTTAGTTTTTGGAATGATTTCAATCACAATTACGGCAGCATTCTTCATAAAATATCGTCAGAGTCCATCATCGGAAAATTTCAAGATGAAAGTAAGCTAA
- a CDS encoding SRPBCC family protein: MIQVRVSISIERPPEEVFRYLSNFENNPKWQSGMIDATFTSRGDLREGSTYDQVATFLGKEIRTTFVVTLYKPYDRIQIKSVKSTFPITVTREVDLTDNGSLVTAIVEGEPGGLFNILKPLLQKMVQRSVTKDYENLKQILEQKS, from the coding sequence ATGATTCAAGTCAGGGTTAGCATTTCGATCGAACGACCTCCTGAAGAAGTCTTTAGGTATCTGTCTAATTTCGAAAACAACCCCAAATGGCAGAGCGGTATGATTGATGCAACATTCACTTCGCGTGGCGATCTTCGAGAAGGTTCGACTTATGATCAAGTTGCTACATTTCTAGGAAAAGAAATTAGAACAACGTTTGTAGTAACTCTCTATAAGCCCTATGATAGAATTCAGATAAAAAGTGTAAAAAGCACCTTCCCTATTACTGTTACGAGAGAAGTCGACCTTACTGATAATGGATCACTGGTTACTGCTATCGTCGAAGGAGAGCCCGGGGGATTGTTTAACATTTTAAAGCCGCTTCTCCAAAAAATGGTGCAGCGGTCAGTAACGAAGGATTATGAAAACTTGAAACAAATACTAGAACAGAAATCCTAA
- a CDS encoding helix-turn-helix domain-containing protein, with amino-acid sequence MNKEDDLTLTFKALPHPIRRRILDLLKSGPRTTTDLNDQFEDVTRYAVMKHLSLLEEANLVLVRREGRMRLNHLNAIALQQIVERWVSTYQSSIASSLLSLKSNLERGTHDMENQQNYKHDSFQIEQELRIQAPISDVFSSLTEGINSWWAYRLCGENSTLSIEPEVGGRFLEKGENNLGALWGTITYINAPYEIRLNGGMTGAVNSAYSYQLREEKGETILSLSHHASGLLDPNWHSAHDEGWKELLGTFLKNYVEKGKTYTEMQK; translated from the coding sequence TTGAACAAAGAAGACGACTTAACCCTAACCTTTAAAGCATTACCACACCCGATTAGGAGAAGAATTCTGGATTTGCTGAAAAGCGGACCTAGAACGACTACTGATCTAAATGATCAGTTTGAAGATGTAACTCGCTATGCGGTGATGAAGCATCTATCTCTCCTTGAAGAGGCGAATTTAGTTCTTGTGAGACGGGAAGGCAGGATGCGCCTAAATCACTTAAATGCTATCGCGCTCCAGCAAATTGTTGAACGCTGGGTAAGTACATACCAATCCAGCATTGCTTCATCATTATTATCATTAAAATCTAACCTTGAAAGGGGTACTCACGATATGGAAAACCAACAGAATTATAAGCACGATTCATTTCAAATTGAGCAGGAGCTTCGCATTCAAGCTCCAATCTCCGATGTCTTTTCATCGCTAACAGAAGGAATTAATTCCTGGTGGGCTTATCGTTTATGCGGGGAGAATTCGACTCTTTCGATTGAACCAGAGGTTGGAGGACGTTTTCTTGAAAAAGGGGAAAATAACCTCGGTGCACTCTGGGGCACTATAACGTATATAAATGCTCCCTATGAAATTCGACTGAATGGTGGCATGACAGGTGCTGTAAACAGTGCCTATAGCTATCAATTACGAGAAGAAAAGGGTGAAACCATTCTTTCCCTTTCTCACCATGCGTCTGGGTTGCTTGATCCTAATTGGCATTCAGCACATGATGAAGGCTGGAAGGAACTGCTCGGAACATTCCTTAAAAATTATGTAGAAAAAGGCAAAACATATACTGAGATGCAGAAATGA
- a CDS encoding acyl-CoA thioesterase, with the protein MFKKVIEPRVSETDGAGHINNTVIPVWFESGRDDIFRMFTPDLAFQNWRCVLLKMDVEFTSQLFYGTSVNVQTWINRIGNKSFEVYEEISQSNTVCAKGRATYVNYDFVLQQSEVIPDEIREELEKHLYMSNKTASE; encoded by the coding sequence ATGTTTAAAAAAGTAATTGAGCCGCGTGTTTCAGAAACAGATGGAGCAGGACATATAAATAACACGGTGATCCCGGTCTGGTTTGAATCAGGAAGAGATGATATCTTTCGAATGTTTACGCCGGACTTAGCATTTCAAAATTGGCGCTGTGTTCTCTTGAAAATGGATGTGGAATTTACTTCCCAATTATTTTATGGCACATCTGTTAATGTGCAGACATGGATCAATCGAATTGGAAATAAGAGTTTTGAAGTGTATGAGGAGATTTCTCAAAGTAACACGGTATGTGCAAAGGGGCGTGCTACCTATGTGAACTACGATTTTGTTCTTCAGCAGAGTGAAGTTATTCCAGATGAGATTCGGGAGGAGTTAGAGAAACATTTATACATGAGTAATAAAACCGCCAGTGAATAA
- a CDS encoding catalase-related domain-containing protein produces the protein MNNDKHKGHVNYEPNSANGAPADQAGRIYRSWDQHTKDTLVKNIINDFDSIEDKSIAGRAIANFYQADEELGNTLAKIANVEFKQFINKEQYQ, from the coding sequence ATGAATAATGATAAGCATAAAGGTCATGTGAATTATGAGCCGAATAGTGCTAACGGTGCTCCTGCTGATCAGGCTGGACGTATTTATCGCAGCTGGGATCAGCATACGAAGGATACGCTTGTGAAGAACATTATTAACGATTTTGATAGCATCGAGGATAAGAGCATTGCTGGAAGAGCGATCGCAAACTTCTATCAAGCTGACGAAGAGTTAGGTAATACGCTCGCTAAGATAGCGAACGTTGAATTTAAACAGTTTATTAACAAAGAACAATATCAGTAA
- the hpaB gene encoding 4-hydroxyphenylacetate 3-monooxygenase, oxygenase component, with the protein MIDGKEYIDRIDALQNEVWIDGEKCVEKLSSLAPFKGILKNKASLYDYQCDPANHKLFRYSLTDGVGEYGFSYHQPQSIEDLTNRRKATQEWARMNAGLMGRSPDYMNTLLMALGSAAPHFSQARKEFGDNIRRLYEKARDQDLSITHTFINPQVNRSSESYFEDSNDSAARVVEEKEEGIVIQGARLLATQGGLTDELLVLPAGHSDDSYVFGFMIPSNTSGLKFLCRESFSYGNSVFDHPLASQFEEIDSIVVFDRVLVPWEFVFIYKSLQPVVSLEAETGMYTFLQFQSVARQVVKLEYILGLCETLSDAIQIQEYEHVKMKMSEIITTLEIMKALLLSSEVTSKPNRYGTYVPNSGPLRAAIQYFPGVYPRLIEIIQFLGASGLISIPSEKDFNSDIKDDLSKYLQGANIDAKERVRLFRLAWDLGMSAFGSRQTQFERFFFGDPVRLATVHYNSYLTQPYVNLVKDFLNRKAD; encoded by the coding sequence GTGATTGATGGTAAGGAGTATATAGATCGAATTGATGCTCTCCAAAATGAAGTGTGGATCGATGGCGAAAAATGTGTAGAGAAATTGTCGAGCCTGGCTCCTTTTAAAGGGATTTTGAAAAACAAGGCTTCACTTTATGATTATCAGTGTGACCCAGCTAATCATAAACTTTTTCGCTATTCTTTAACAGATGGCGTGGGGGAATACGGTTTTTCATACCACCAGCCTCAGTCCATTGAGGATTTAACGAATAGACGTAAAGCCACTCAAGAATGGGCGAGAATGAATGCTGGCTTAATGGGACGATCGCCCGATTATATGAATACATTACTAATGGCTTTAGGATCTGCTGCACCCCATTTTTCTCAAGCGCGTAAAGAATTTGGAGATAACATTAGAAGGTTATATGAAAAGGCGCGGGATCAGGATCTATCAATAACACATACGTTTATTAATCCTCAAGTAAATCGATCAAGTGAAAGCTACTTTGAAGATTCTAATGATTCTGCAGCTAGAGTGGTTGAGGAAAAAGAAGAAGGAATTGTTATTCAGGGGGCACGCCTTCTCGCGACCCAGGGGGGATTAACTGACGAGTTGCTTGTGCTTCCTGCTGGTCATTCTGATGATTCGTATGTATTTGGGTTTATGATTCCCTCGAATACATCCGGATTGAAATTTCTTTGTAGAGAATCTTTTAGCTATGGTAATTCTGTATTTGATCATCCGCTAGCATCGCAATTTGAAGAGATAGATTCGATAGTTGTTTTTGATCGGGTGCTAGTGCCATGGGAGTTTGTTTTTATTTATAAAAGCTTGCAGCCTGTAGTAAGCCTTGAAGCTGAAACTGGTATGTATACCTTTTTGCAGTTTCAATCTGTTGCACGGCAGGTTGTGAAGCTAGAGTATATTCTTGGACTCTGCGAGACGCTTTCCGACGCCATTCAAATCCAGGAATATGAACATGTGAAAATGAAGATGAGCGAAATTATTACCACTCTTGAAATAATGAAAGCTCTCTTACTGTCTTCAGAAGTAACGAGCAAGCCAAATCGCTATGGAACGTATGTGCCGAATAGTGGACCACTACGAGCAGCCATTCAATATTTTCCCGGTGTTTATCCGAGATTAATCGAGATCATTCAGTTTCTTGGTGCAAGTGGACTGATCTCCATTCCATCTGAGAAAGATTTCAATTCAGATATAAAGGACGATCTATCGAAGTACCTTCAAGGTGCGAACATTGATGCGAAGGAAAGAGTAAGGTTGTTCCGACTGGCATGGGACCTGGGAATGAGTGCATTTGGTTCACGGCAAACTCAATTCGAGCGTTTCTTCTTCGGTGATCCAGTTCGACTTGCAACGGTTCATTATAATAGTTATTTAACACAGCCGTATGTCAATCTTGTTAAGGATTTTCTTAATAGAAAAGCAGATTAA
- a CDS encoding Gfo/Idh/MocA family protein: MRKIRWGIIGCGNVTEKKSGPGFQKADNSELVAVMRRNGELAEDYARRHGVSKWYTSAKDLIEDNAVDAIYIATPPSSHKEYTLRAAKAGKPVYVEKPMALNSIECREMIEGCSNHGVPLFVAFYRRAMPAFLKIKELIDSGAIGNVRFVNTVHHKQASDQEKNGDLPWRVQPEIAGGGHFFDLASHTLDYLDFLLGPIEHVNGFASNQEGLYKAEDIVSGSYVFESGVHGTGQWCFNSYKNEDLNEIVGDKGSLLFSTLQERPMILKNVEGEQDISMTYPEHVQQPLIQSIVNELNGAGESPSTGESALRTSRVMDMLVASYYQIEGSL, encoded by the coding sequence ATGCGAAAGATTCGCTGGGGCATCATTGGGTGCGGTAATGTAACAGAAAAAAAGAGTGGTCCTGGTTTTCAAAAAGCCGACAACTCAGAATTAGTCGCTGTTATGCGACGAAACGGTGAACTTGCAGAAGACTATGCAAGGAGGCACGGAGTTTCAAAATGGTATACAAGTGCTAAAGACCTGATCGAAGATAATGCAGTTGATGCGATTTATATCGCAACACCTCCTTCGAGCCACAAAGAGTATACGTTGCGTGCTGCAAAAGCGGGAAAGCCAGTTTATGTTGAGAAACCGATGGCTTTGAATAGTATTGAGTGCAGAGAAATGATTGAAGGCTGTAGTAATCACGGTGTGCCGTTATTCGTCGCCTTCTATCGTCGAGCGATGCCGGCTTTTCTTAAAATAAAGGAATTAATTGATAGTGGAGCTATTGGTAACGTGCGGTTTGTCAACACTGTTCATCATAAGCAGGCCTCAGACCAGGAGAAAAATGGCGACTTACCATGGCGTGTTCAACCTGAAATCGCCGGGGGCGGTCACTTTTTTGATCTGGCAAGCCATACCCTTGATTACTTGGATTTCCTGTTAGGTCCAATTGAGCATGTGAACGGGTTTGCTAGTAATCAGGAAGGGCTTTATAAGGCAGAGGACATTGTGTCTGGCTCTTATGTATTTGAGTCAGGTGTTCATGGGACAGGTCAATGGTGCTTTAATTCTTATAAGAATGAAGACTTGAATGAAATAGTTGGAGATAAGGGATCCTTACTATTTTCAACTTTGCAGGAACGACCAATGATTCTTAAAAATGTGGAAGGTGAGCAGGATATTAGCATGACATATCCGGAGCATGTTCAACAGCCATTGATTCAATCAATTGTCAACGAGTTAAACGGGGCAGGGGAATCTCCAAGTACGGGAGAATCAGCGCTTCGTACAAGCCGAGTGATGGATATGCTCGTCGCATCCTATTACCAGATTGAAGGGAGTCTCTAG
- a CDS encoding SurA N-terminal domain-containing protein: MKGACELHKLTYLLITGLLLVVLAACGGNEESSNDKTKEDTKTEEKSGEQKQPEVDKVDADKVVATVNDKEIKGEDFNALYSQSQMQYVQTGQEVPKEQLKQLKTQVAESMVGQELILQDAKDKGYEASDEQVKKELASLKEGYESEEKFEAALKKSDMSEEDLKKEIAKNIQYTTYIDKEIKVDEVTEEEMKKYYEQAKEQGKSKEMPAYEDVKPQIKKGLEGEQKQKKTQELIEKLKKDADVKINI; encoded by the coding sequence TTGAAAGGAGCATGTGAATTGCATAAATTAACTTACTTACTCATAACAGGTTTATTGCTAGTTGTACTGGCTGCCTGTGGAGGAAACGAAGAAAGCAGCAATGACAAGACAAAAGAAGATACAAAGACAGAGGAAAAATCCGGGGAACAAAAACAGCCGGAAGTTGATAAAGTTGATGCAGATAAAGTCGTAGCTACAGTAAACGACAAAGAAATTAAAGGGGAAGATTTCAATGCCCTTTATAGCCAGAGCCAGATGCAATACGTTCAAACGGGACAGGAAGTTCCTAAAGAACAGCTTAAGCAATTAAAAACGCAGGTAGCTGAAAGCATGGTTGGCCAGGAACTGATCCTTCAAGACGCAAAGGATAAAGGATACGAAGCTTCTGACGAACAAGTTAAGAAAGAACTAGCAAGCTTGAAAGAAGGCTATGAAAGCGAAGAAAAGTTCGAAGCAGCGCTTAAAAAAAGCGACATGAGCGAAGAAGATCTTAAAAAAGAAATTGCAAAAAACATTCAATACACAACGTATATTGATAAAGAAATTAAAGTTGATGAAGTAACCGAAGAAGAAATGAAGAAATATTATGAGCAGGCAAAAGAGCAAGGTAAATCAAAAGAAATGCCAGCTTACGAAGATGTTAAGCCTCAGATCAAAAAAGGTCTAGAAGGTGAACAGAAGCAGAAGAAAACGCAAGAATTAATTGAAAAACTTAAAAAAGATGCAGATGTAAAAATTAATATTTAA